Below is a genomic region from Verrucomicrobiota bacterium.
ATCGCCAAAGGTTGGCGCCAAGCGCGTCCACAAGATTCCCTGGAATTGTTGCCGATGAGCGACGGCGGCGACGGTTTTGGCGAGGTCATCAGCCAGCTCGTTCATGCCAAGGCGCAAACCGTCTGGACACTTGATGCGGCCGGTCGCCGCGGTCGCGCCCGCTGGTGGTGGGAGAAGAAAACGAAAACGGCCATCATCGAGTCCGCCGACGTCATCGGCCTCGCCATGCTTCCGCAAAACAAATTCCACCCGTTTCAACTCGACACGTTTGGTTTGGGCCTGGTCCTTCGAGCCGCATCCGCCAAGGGCACCAAACGATGTCTGATCGGCATCGGTGGCAGCGCGACGAACGACGGCGGATTTGGTTTGGCTCGCGCACTGGGCTGGAATTTTCTGGATCGAAACGACAGGCCGATTGAGCATTGGACCGATCTGGCACAACTCGCGCACCTCCACGCACCGCGAAGAACACGATGGTTTGAGAGTTTGATCGTTGCGGTGGACGTGCAGAATCCGTTGCTCGGCGCAAGCGGAGCGACCAGGATTTACGGTCCGCAGAAAGGTTTGCGGCCGGAAGATTTTCCACTTGCTGAAAAGTGTTTGCGGCAGTTGGCGCTGGCCACCCGCAAATCTTTGAAGCGTGACCTTGCAAAGATTCCCGGCGCCGGCGCCGCTGGTGGACTTGGATTCGGTTTGCTGGCTTTTCTCGGCGCGCAGCCGCAAGCGGGGTTTGATCTCTTCGTCCGCACCGCGAGGCTGCAAACGAGGCTACGCTCAGCGGATCTGGTCATCACCGGCGAAGGCGCCATCGACAAATCGACGTTGATGGGCAAAGGCGTCGGCGAAATCGCGCGTCGCTGCCAGCAACTCAACGTACCGTGCATCGGACTGGCCGGTGTGGTCAACGATTCCCGTTCGATGCAAGGTCGCTTCACCATGACGTTTGGGCTGACAGAATTAACGGCCGCTGCGCAGGCAAAAACAAAACCCGCCTATTGGCTGGAACAATTGGCGATGCGCGTGGCGCATCAATGGCCATAGCGTTGGAGCTCAATCTTCAGGTTGTTCCGCAAATCAGTATCCAAAGTGACAAGCTAAAGCTTGAACTCCAACTTGGCCACGCTAACGTTGCGACCGTGAATCTGGAAGATCATCTGGGCGATGTGATTCGCAAGGCTCGCGCGATGTCGGGCGTGTCCGCTGACGCAGCCGCCAAGGCCGCGGGATTGACGACCACAGAATTGGCCGCCTTGGAAGAATCGGGGAACGCAGTCGAGCGACTCAACTTTGCCGCGCTCGCTCCGTTGATCGGTCTCCACGCGGGCAAACTTGAGGCGCTCGCCCACGGCTGGCGTCCGGCCATACCCGACCTCGGTCGCTGGCGCGAGTTGCGGCAGATCAGCACCACGCGCGGCGGCAACACGGTGAATTGCTATCTCGTCTGGGACGAGGTTTCGCGCGAGGCGGCGGTTTTTGACACTGGCTGGGAGGCGCAACCGGTTCTAACATTGATCGAAGAAAACCAATTGCAATTGCGGCATCTTTTTCTGACTCATACGCACGAGGATCACATTGCTGGTCTCGCCGGCATTCGTGAGAAGTTTCCGAAGGTCCGGTTGCATTCGAGTTCCAAAAGTGCGCCGGTCGAGCAGCGCAACCGGGCAAATGATTTCATCCATCTCGGAAGTCTGCGCATCACCAACCGCGACACGCCCGGTCACGCCGAAGACGGCGTAACCTACGTGATCGGCAACTGGTCGGAGGATGCGCCGCACGCGGCGATAGTGGGCGACGCGATTTTCGCTGGTTCGATTGGGCGTGGCAATCAATCGTGGGATCTGGCGAAACAAAAAATTCTCGAACAGATTTTCACTTTGCCGGCGGAAACGTTGATTTGCCCGGGACACGGGCCGTTTACGACGGTGGCGGAGGAGACATTACACAATCCGTTTTTTGTGCGGACGTTGACGCCAGGAGGCGAAAAGCGCTCCGGGCACCATCCGTCCGCCGCCTGACGTCGGCTATAATCTCCGTGAAGCTTCCCGGAACAGCAAAGGTTCAAGCCGCGCCTGAGGGCGGTTGATGAAATTGGAAAACTGCTTGCCATTTTTTCACCGGCGACGTACCACCACTGAAGTTCTTTGAAACTGGATGGACGTTCGTCCATCCGTGTCGCAGTCAAACATCTGGGAACCCCGTGAGAATCGGGGACGGTTACGCCACTGTAACGGACTACAAACTCCCATCGCCACTGGCCGCGCAAAGCGGACCGGGAAGGCGGGAGCGAGGTTAAGCCCGAAGTCAGGATATCGGTTTGGCTGTGCTCGTCATGCTGAGGAAGTTGAGAGTTGAAGGTTGATTGTTGATAGGACGCAAGCGCGTTTCCATCAACCATCAACTAAAAACTATCAACCATTCAGCAACTTCTCCGTAAAGAGAAGGATGAGGCCAGCCTGTCGGACTGTTTTCGACAGGGTTCGTTGAATGCCTTCATTCCCCGTCTTGCGGAGTTTGAAGGTTTTTTGTTTTGTAACCGCCGAGGTAACGAGGCGGACGGGTGAAGGCATCGTCACGTCATCCGCCTCCTCACGTCGTCGGCTACAGCTTTCAAACTCCGCGCTGGTCTCTCAATCGTCAACCGCTCCGCAGCGAACCTGCGGTGCATCATTGAAAGATCAGTCTATGTTCAAAACACATTTATCGGCGCTGGCGTTGGCCGGTGGGTTACTCATTTCTTCCTATCCGTCCGGAGCAGGAACGTTCTCGGAAGATTTCTCCGGCGATCCGGCGGCGCGCGGCTGGCAGGTTTTTGGCGACACAAATTTATTTCACTGGGACGCCACGAATAACCACCTGGCCGTCACCTGGGACTCGTCGCAACCGAACAGTTACTTCCATCGTCCGCTGGGCACGATCCTGACTCGCAGCGATGATTTCAGTCTCGCCTTCGACCTGCGTCTGGACGACATCGTCAGCGGCAATGAGTCGAACAAAACGGGCGGATTGGAAATCGCGCTGGGCTTTCTGAACCACGCGACCGCCACCAGCACGAACTTCATGCGTGGCGCTTTTGGCAGCGCGCCGAGTCTGGTCGAGTTTGATTATTTCCCGGCGGGCTACTACGACTTCGGCGGTTCGATTTTTGACGTGGCTGCGACCACGACGCCGACCTTTATTTCCACCAACAGTTTTCATTTTGCGCCCACCGTTTTTGCGCCCTACACATTTGAACTGCCGACCAATCGCGTCGTGCACGTGGCCATGACTTACACGGCCAGCAACCAGACCCTCATCACGATTTTGACCACGAACGGCGCACTGCTTTTCCAACCGCCGAACGTCGTGTTGACCGATACCAACAGCAGCGGCTTCAACGCCTCCGACGATTTCCGCGTGGACACATTTTCGATCAGCAGCTACAGCAGCGCGGGCGATGACTTCGATTCAGTTCTCGGCCACGGCGTCGTGGACAATTTCGTCGTCACAACGCCGCCTCCGCCGGTGACCAATTTGACCGGCGAATTCACCAACAACATCTGGCAGGTGCAATTCATCAGCCGCACGAACTGG
It encodes:
- a CDS encoding glycerate kinase; translation: MPLKVLIVPDKFKGTLTAQAAAAAIAKGWRQARPQDSLELLPMSDGGDGFGEVISQLVHAKAQTVWTLDAAGRRGRARWWWEKKTKTAIIESADVIGLAMLPQNKFHPFQLDTFGLGLVLRAASAKGTKRCLIGIGGSATNDGGFGLARALGWNFLDRNDRPIEHWTDLAQLAHLHAPRRTRWFESLIVAVDVQNPLLGASGATRIYGPQKGLRPEDFPLAEKCLRQLALATRKSLKRDLAKIPGAGAAGGLGFGLLAFLGAQPQAGFDLFVRTARLQTRLRSADLVITGEGAIDKSTLMGKGVGEIARRCQQLNVPCIGLAGVVNDSRSMQGRFTMTFGLTELTAAAQAKTKPAYWLEQLAMRVAHQWP
- a CDS encoding MBL fold metallo-hydrolase, producing MNLEDHLGDVIRKARAMSGVSADAAAKAAGLTTTELAALEESGNAVERLNFAALAPLIGLHAGKLEALAHGWRPAIPDLGRWRELRQISTTRGGNTVNCYLVWDEVSREAAVFDTGWEAQPVLTLIEENQLQLRHLFLTHTHEDHIAGLAGIREKFPKVRLHSSSKSAPVEQRNRANDFIHLGSLRITNRDTPGHAEDGVTYVIGNWSEDAPHAAIVGDAIFAGSIGRGNQSWDLAKQKILEQIFTLPAETLICPGHGPFTTVAEETLHNPFFVRTLTPGGEKRSGHHPSAA